Proteins from a single region of Amycolatopsis sp. CA-230715:
- a CDS encoding cytochrome P450, translated as MGITDPDTYVRGVPYDELARLRHASPVARVDDFWAVLRHADVRRVLRDPAVFSSQLGGTQIRDPATDGDLAYVRRMMLNMDPPEHGRLRGLLTKAFTPRAVAKLTEQIETRAWELIAAVAERGECDFAKVAADLPLLTLAAVFGVPEQDRRLMYDWSNRVIGYQDAEYAVSATVDTSAASAVTDLARTALAVRPSPGADGSMPDPRTRAGMPDLYAYANALGEYKRSHPGHDVMSNLMRHVGDDGGRVSLAEFENLFWLFSVAGNETLRNGLPGGMLALLSHPEQYRRLLADRSLLPSAVEEMLRWWTPVMHFRRTATADVRLSDVDIRAGEKVVVWFSAANRDPEVFADPDTFDIARTPNDHLTFGHGPHFCLGAHLAKVQLRAMFGAVLDLLGEVSLAGDPIRLRSNFQNGLKSLPIRWAR; from the coding sequence GTGGGGATCACCGATCCGGACACCTACGTGCGGGGTGTCCCGTACGACGAGCTGGCGCGGCTGCGGCACGCGTCGCCGGTGGCGCGCGTCGACGACTTCTGGGCCGTGCTGCGGCACGCCGACGTGCGGCGGGTGCTGCGCGATCCGGCGGTGTTCTCCTCGCAGCTCGGCGGGACGCAGATCCGCGACCCCGCCACCGACGGGGATCTGGCGTACGTGCGCCGGATGATGCTCAACATGGATCCGCCCGAGCACGGCAGGCTGCGCGGGCTGCTCACGAAGGCGTTCACGCCGCGTGCCGTCGCGAAGCTGACCGAGCAGATCGAGACGCGAGCGTGGGAGCTGATCGCGGCCGTCGCCGAACGAGGCGAGTGCGATTTCGCGAAGGTCGCCGCCGATCTGCCGCTGCTCACCCTCGCCGCGGTGTTCGGGGTGCCGGAGCAGGACCGGCGGCTGATGTACGACTGGAGCAACCGCGTGATCGGCTACCAGGACGCCGAGTACGCGGTCAGCGCCACCGTGGACACTTCTGCCGCTTCGGCGGTGACCGACCTGGCGCGGACCGCGCTCGCTGTCCGCCCGTCTCCCGGCGCGGACGGCTCGATGCCGGACCCGCGGACGCGCGCCGGGATGCCGGACCTCTACGCGTACGCGAACGCCCTCGGCGAGTATAAGCGCTCGCACCCGGGCCACGACGTGATGAGCAACCTGATGCGGCACGTCGGCGACGACGGCGGCCGTGTCTCCCTCGCCGAGTTCGAGAACCTGTTCTGGCTGTTTTCCGTGGCGGGCAACGAAACCCTGCGCAACGGGCTGCCGGGCGGAATGCTGGCGCTGCTCTCGCACCCCGAGCAGTACCGGCGGCTGCTGGCTGACCGGTCGCTGCTGCCGTCGGCGGTCGAAGAGATGCTGCGCTGGTGGACGCCGGTGATGCACTTCCGCCGCACGGCGACCGCCGACGTCCGGCTGTCCGATGTGGACATCAGAGCCGGTGAGAAGGTGGTGGTCTGGTTCTCCGCGGCGAACCGCGATCCCGAGGTCTTCGCCGACCCGGACACCTTCGACATCGCCCGTACCCCGAACGACCACCTGACCTTTGGCCACGGCCCGCACTTCTGCCTCGGCGCGCACTTGGCCAAGGTGCAGCTGCGGGCGATGTTCGGCGCCGTGCTCGACCTCCTCGGCGAGGTTTCGCTTGCGGGCGACCCGATCCGGCTGCGGTCGAACTTCCAGAACGGCCTCAAGTCCCTGCCGATCCGGTGGGCCCGCTGA